A single genomic interval of Desulfarculaceae bacterium harbors:
- a CDS encoding (2Fe-2S)-binding protein, which produces MAQMKINGQSVAFEPGQSVLQAAQANGIKIPTLCYLAEATPTGVCRMCVVEVVGADRLLPSCDTPAGEGMEVITDSPRVTEARKAILEMLLASGEHNCLLCEANGECKLQALAYEYGLEAPATLPAKAEFPLDDDYPVITRDFSKCILCGRCVQACNEVQVNLAIPAPWGPRQDQEPDKGWFPLVDYENCTHCGQCVQACPVGALTEKKAKGKGRSWETKKVRTTCPYCGVGCQLWLHVKDNQIIKVTAVEDAQPNRGRLCVKGRFGYDFIHSPERLTTPLIKENGEFREASWDEALDLVAERFMEIKKEHGPDSIAGVSCARSTNEDSYNMQKLFRAVIGTNNIDHCART; this is translated from the coding sequence ATGGCTCAGATGAAAATAAACGGACAAAGCGTAGCCTTTGAGCCGGGCCAAAGCGTCCTGCAAGCGGCCCAGGCCAACGGCATCAAGATACCCACCCTGTGCTACCTGGCCGAGGCCACCCCGACGGGGGTGTGCCGCATGTGCGTGGTGGAGGTGGTCGGGGCCGACCGGCTGCTGCCCTCCTGCGACACCCCGGCCGGCGAGGGCATGGAGGTGATCACCGACAGCCCCCGCGTCACCGAGGCGCGCAAGGCCATCCTGGAGATGCTCCTGGCCAGCGGCGAGCACAACTGCCTGCTCTGCGAGGCCAACGGCGAGTGCAAGCTGCAAGCCCTGGCCTATGAGTACGGCCTGGAGGCCCCGGCGACCCTGCCCGCCAAGGCGGAGTTCCCCCTGGACGATGACTACCCGGTGATCACCCGGGACTTCTCCAAGTGCATCCTCTGTGGCCGCTGCGTGCAGGCCTGCAACGAGGTGCAGGTCAACCTGGCCATCCCCGCCCCCTGGGGCCCGCGCCAGGACCAGGAGCCGGACAAGGGCTGGTTCCCCCTGGTGGACTACGAAAACTGCACCCACTGCGGCCAGTGCGTGCAGGCCTGTCCGGTGGGGGCGCTCACCGAGAAGAAGGCCAAGGGCAAGGGCCGCTCCTGGGAGACCAAGAAGGTGCGCACCACCTGCCCCTACTGCGGGGTGGGCTGCCAGCTCTGGCTGCACGTGAAGGACAACCAGATCATCAAGGTCACTGCCGTGGAGGACGCTCAGCCCAACCGGGGCCGTTTGTGCGTGAAGGGCCGCTTCGGCTACGACTTCATCCACAGCCCCGAGCGCCTGACCACGCCGCTGATCAAGGAGAACGGCGAGTTCCGCGAGGCGAGCTGGGACGAGGCCCTGGACCTGGTGGCCGAGCGCTTCATGGAGATAAAGAAGGAGCACGGTCCCGACTCCATCGCCGGGGTCAGCTGCGCGCGCAGCACCAACGAAGACTCCTATAACATGCAGAAACTCTTCCGCGCGGTGATCGGTACGAACAACATCGATCACTGCGCACGAACCTGA
- the moaA gene encoding GTP 3',8-cyclase MoaA, with product MSSPGPHIPAAPKLVDPFGRRLHYLRLSITDLCNLRCAYCMPPEGIAKLPHDQVLSLEEMARVARVAVSLGVDKIRLTGGEPLLRRGLGRLLRELAAIEPRPDLRLTTNALLLTERLPLLLEAGVSTVNVSLDSLKPEVYGRVTGVGEEHGAAKLAKVWQGIEAALASGRMAVKLNVVLLGGVNQDEIEDFAGLTREMPLAVRFIEYMPVGRNTPFSQERFLSAEEVVRRLGGMGDLEMLPARPGDGPAQRMRLAGAPGELGVISALSSHFCATCNRLRLSAEGKLVPCLFSELAVDLRPLLRRGADDSELAEALMEAARMKPREHDQAPVSAHAAGCAMSRLGG from the coding sequence ATGAGCAGCCCCGGTCCCCACATCCCCGCCGCGCCTAAGCTGGTCGATCCCTTCGGACGCCGCCTGCACTACCTGCGCCTGTCCATCACCGACCTGTGCAACCTGCGCTGCGCCTATTGCATGCCCCCCGAAGGCATCGCCAAGCTGCCCCACGACCAGGTGCTGAGCCTGGAGGAGATGGCCCGGGTGGCCCGGGTGGCCGTGAGCCTGGGGGTGGACAAGATACGCCTGACCGGCGGCGAGCCGCTCTTGCGGCGCGGCCTGGGCCGCCTGCTGCGCGAGCTGGCCGCCATAGAGCCCCGCCCGGACCTTCGCCTGACCACCAACGCCCTGCTTTTGACCGAGCGCCTGCCGCTGCTCCTTGAGGCCGGGGTGTCCACGGTTAACGTGAGCCTGGACAGCCTGAAGCCCGAGGTCTACGGCCGGGTGACCGGCGTGGGCGAAGAACACGGGGCCGCCAAACTGGCCAAGGTTTGGCAGGGAATCGAGGCCGCCCTGGCCAGCGGCCGCATGGCGGTCAAGCTCAACGTGGTGCTCTTGGGCGGGGTGAACCAGGACGAGATCGAGGACTTCGCGGGGCTGACCCGCGAGATGCCCCTGGCGGTGCGCTTCATCGAGTACATGCCCGTGGGGCGCAATACGCCATTTTCGCAGGAGCGCTTCCTCTCGGCCGAGGAAGTGGTGCGCCGCCTGGGGGGCATGGGCGATCTGGAGATGCTGCCCGCCCGGCCCGGCGACGGACCGGCCCAGCGCATGCGCCTGGCCGGGGCTCCCGGCGAGCTGGGGGTGATCAGCGCCCTGTCCAGCCACTTCTGCGCCACCTGCAACCGCCTGCGCCTCTCGGCCGAGGGCAAGCTGGTGCCCTGTTTGTTCTCCGAGCTGGCCGTGGACCTTCGGCCCCTGCTGCGCCGGGGAGCCGACGACTCCGAGCTGGCCGAGGCCCTTATGGAGGCGGCCCGCATGAAACCCCGGGAGCACGACCAGGCCCCGGTGAGCGCCCACGCCGCGGGCTGCGCCATGTCCCGCCTGGGAGGCTGA
- a CDS encoding branched-chain amino acid ABC transporter permease produces the protein MLGQLITSGIAIGATYALMALAMVIIYKTSEVLNFAQGDMAMLSAFVAFMLMTNYGLGFGASFALALAFAFALGAFIEFAFLRRAKEPNLLGLIIITLGLEMMLYGIASWRWGADQKSFPFPASDFEVHELGGGVVISDLNLVTLGVACALMILLFLFFRYTKVGVAMKATQQNEQAARLMGIRVGRIMMLTWGMSSVVGACAAFLIASTDTLDPNLMWTPQLKGFSAAVLGGMTSLVGAVLGGFILGVVENLFGGYVSVEFKSVVAFAVIVLILCVKPSGLFAKHYVRKV, from the coding sequence TTGCTAGGCCAGCTCATCACCAGCGGCATCGCCATCGGGGCCACCTATGCCCTCATGGCCCTGGCCATGGTCATCATCTACAAGACCAGCGAAGTCTTGAACTTCGCCCAGGGCGACATGGCCATGCTCAGCGCCTTCGTGGCCTTCATGCTCATGACCAACTACGGCCTGGGCTTTGGGGCTTCCTTTGCCCTGGCCCTGGCCTTCGCCTTCGCCCTGGGCGCTTTCATCGAGTTCGCCTTTTTGCGCCGGGCCAAGGAGCCCAACCTACTGGGCCTGATCATCATCACCCTGGGCCTGGAGATGATGCTCTACGGCATCGCCTCCTGGCGCTGGGGCGCGGACCAGAAGAGCTTCCCTTTCCCGGCCAGCGACTTCGAGGTGCACGAGCTGGGCGGGGGCGTGGTTATCAGCGACTTGAACCTGGTCACCCTGGGGGTGGCCTGCGCCCTGATGATCCTCTTGTTCCTGTTCTTCCGCTACACCAAGGTGGGCGTGGCCATGAAGGCCACCCAGCAGAACGAGCAGGCGGCCCGGCTCATGGGCATCCGGGTGGGGCGCATCATGATGCTCACCTGGGGCATGAGCTCGGTGGTGGGGGCCTGCGCGGCTTTCCTCATCGCCTCCACCGACACCCTGGACCCCAACCTGATGTGGACCCCGCAGCTCAAGGGCTTCTCGGCCGCGGTGCTGGGAGGCATGACTTCCCTGGTGGGCGCGGTCTTGGGCGGGTTCATCCTGGGGGTGGTGGAGAACCTCTTCGGCGGCTACGTGTCCGTGGAGTTCAAGTCGGTGGTGGCCTTCGCGGTCATCGTGCTGATCCTGTGCGTGAAGCCCAGCGGGCTCTTCGCCAAGCATTACGTTCGCAAAGTTTGA
- a CDS encoding ABC transporter substrate-binding protein, with the protein MKKFMVLALVIAALAVAGAAWAGPVQGVTDTEIRIGQWGPQTGPAALWGAVARGTGVYFDLLNAEGGINGRKIKYYLRDDGYNPNRTKAIAKELWEQEKIWGFACGVGTSPGMAVMPYIIKNNIPWVGMATGSPHWTQPPKKTIFGVYPLYPDEAQILTAYAIDTMKKKKIAFFYQNDDYGKGGLEGCLRELKKRGMKLAADVPVEVGETDLASHVMKLKKSGADAVIMWVYPKHAAIMLGTSAKLGYRPQWMACSTLSDVALMFKITKGLWKDTIFGNFAELPDSTNKLMLKYHRAQQKYAPKERWGVFFYAGFGFVEPMVEGIKRAGKDLSVDNFVKAMETLKDFQGIMGPITYSAERRQGIKQVFLAKCVPGIVMVKGKKVTYGKGKRLSGWLKID; encoded by the coding sequence ATGAAGAAGTTTATGGTATTGGCGCTGGTGATCGCGGCCTTGGCCGTGGCCGGCGCGGCCTGGGCCGGACCGGTGCAGGGCGTAACCGACACCGAGATCCGCATCGGGCAGTGGGGCCCCCAGACCGGCCCGGCCGCCCTGTGGGGCGCGGTGGCCCGGGGCACCGGGGTCTACTTTGACCTGCTTAACGCCGAGGGCGGCATCAACGGCCGCAAGATCAAGTATTACCTGCGCGACGACGGCTACAACCCCAACCGCACCAAGGCCATCGCCAAGGAGCTGTGGGAGCAGGAAAAGATCTGGGGCTTTGCCTGCGGCGTGGGCACCAGCCCGGGCATGGCGGTGATGCCCTACATCATCAAGAACAACATCCCCTGGGTAGGCATGGCCACCGGCAGCCCGCACTGGACCCAGCCGCCCAAGAAGACCATCTTCGGCGTGTATCCCCTGTATCCGGATGAGGCCCAGATTCTCACCGCCTACGCCATCGACACCATGAAGAAGAAGAAGATCGCCTTCTTCTACCAGAACGACGACTACGGCAAGGGCGGCCTGGAGGGATGCCTGCGCGAGCTGAAGAAGCGGGGCATGAAGCTGGCCGCCGACGTTCCGGTGGAGGTGGGCGAGACCGACCTGGCTAGCCACGTGATGAAGCTTAAGAAGTCCGGGGCCGACGCGGTGATCATGTGGGTGTACCCCAAGCACGCCGCCATCATGCTGGGCACCTCGGCCAAGCTGGGCTACCGCCCGCAGTGGATGGCCTGCTCCACCCTGAGCGACGTGGCCCTGATGTTCAAGATCACCAAGGGCCTGTGGAAGGACACCATCTTCGGCAACTTCGCCGAGCTGCCCGACAGCACCAACAAGCTGATGCTCAAGTATCACCGGGCCCAGCAGAAGTACGCCCCCAAGGAGCGCTGGGGCGTGTTCTTCTATGCCGGCTTCGGCTTCGTGGAGCCCATGGTCGAAGGCATCAAGCGCGCGGGCAAGGACCTGAGCGTGGACAACTTCGTCAAGGCCATGGAGACCCTCAAGGACTTCCAGGGCATCATGGGCCCCATCACCTACAGCGCCGAGCGCCGCCAGGGCATCAAGCAGGTGTTCCTGGCCAAGTGCGTGCCCGGCATCGTGATGGTCAAGGGCAAGAAGGTCACCTACGGCAAGGGCAAGCGCCTCTCCGGCTGGCTCAAGATCGACTGA
- a CDS encoding FAD-dependent oxidoreductase, which yields MSDTELHTWRRPPHREALAAAALEKAAAQGAIRAVMGSEGVEVIDPSVNPVDLARAYVELARDMSCGQCFPCRLGTQRLAEAMGRICAGQGLPTDLATLETLSAQISDTARCDIGRTLAKPLADLLAARRDAFEAAIAAGEPVERGQYETLVTAPCINACPSHVDVPAYIEGIRLGNLDKAMAAVRRDCPMPGTIGRVCVRPCEANCRRSRLDEPLAIRSLKRFLADEEMAGAIAPPEAPAAHKQAKIAVVGAGPAGLSCAYYLGQLGYKSTIFEAQEAPGGMAAFGIPTYRLPRSVIGFEASQVERMGSEIRYGVRVGEDITLEELGKDGYQAVFIGVGAPEAGSMRCEGEDAGHQCFMTGVEFLAKASRGQKPLEGKKMLVIGGGNVAMDCVRTGRRLGFDTVHLLYRRTEAEMPADPVEIKEAKEEGVEFHYLIAPTKVLAENGKVSGLECLKMELGEPDASGRRRPVPVKGSEFVIECDAIIPAVGQICVVDCVLPDARHVTDWKTLVVDEATFQSKDASLFGGGDCVTGPSTLIGALAAGKKAARFISQQLESGSCALSERHLLEKLVEGLGVYDPSETFAFPGRGERLELPTMDPGERVQSFAEVEGGTSKAEARKEAERCLRCYRLAVAAVAPAATRS from the coding sequence ATGTCTGATACCGAATTACACACTTGGCGGCGGCCTCCCCACCGGGAGGCTCTGGCCGCGGCGGCGCTGGAAAAAGCGGCCGCCCAAGGCGCCATCCGGGCCGTGATGGGCTCGGAGGGCGTTGAGGTGATAGACCCCTCGGTGAACCCGGTGGATCTGGCGCGAGCCTATGTTGAATTGGCCCGGGACATGTCCTGCGGCCAGTGCTTCCCCTGCCGCCTGGGCACCCAGCGCCTGGCCGAGGCCATGGGCCGCATCTGCGCCGGCCAGGGCCTGCCCACCGACCTAGCCACCCTGGAGACCCTCTCCGCCCAGATCAGCGACACCGCCCGCTGCGACATCGGCCGCACCCTGGCCAAGCCCCTGGCCGACCTGCTGGCCGCCCGGCGCGACGCCTTCGAGGCGGCCATCGCGGCCGGGGAGCCGGTGGAGCGGGGCCAGTACGAGACCCTGGTCACCGCGCCCTGCATAAACGCCTGCCCCTCCCACGTGGACGTGCCGGCCTACATCGAGGGCATCCGCCTGGGCAACCTGGACAAGGCCATGGCCGCCGTGCGGCGCGACTGCCCCATGCCCGGCACCATCGGCCGGGTGTGTGTGCGCCCCTGCGAGGCCAACTGCCGCCGCTCCCGCCTGGACGAACCTCTGGCCATTCGCTCGCTCAAGCGCTTCTTGGCCGACGAGGAGATGGCCGGAGCCATCGCTCCGCCGGAGGCTCCGGCCGCGCACAAACAGGCCAAAATCGCGGTGGTGGGCGCCGGGCCGGCGGGCCTTTCCTGCGCCTACTACCTGGGCCAGCTGGGCTACAAGAGCACCATCTTCGAGGCCCAGGAAGCCCCGGGCGGCATGGCCGCTTTCGGCATTCCCACCTACCGCCTGCCCCGCTCGGTGATCGGCTTCGAGGCCTCCCAGGTGGAGCGCATGGGCTCGGAGATCCGCTACGGGGTGCGCGTGGGCGAGGACATCACCCTGGAGGAGCTGGGCAAGGATGGCTACCAGGCCGTGTTCATCGGCGTGGGCGCGCCCGAGGCGGGCTCCATGCGCTGCGAGGGCGAGGACGCCGGGCACCAGTGCTTCATGACCGGCGTGGAGTTTTTGGCCAAGGCCTCGCGCGGCCAGAAACCCCTGGAGGGCAAGAAGATGCTGGTCATCGGCGGGGGCAACGTGGCCATGGACTGCGTGCGCACCGGCCGCCGCCTGGGCTTCGACACGGTGCACCTGCTCTACCGCCGCACCGAGGCGGAGATGCCCGCCGATCCGGTGGAGATCAAAGAGGCTAAGGAAGAGGGCGTGGAGTTCCACTACCTCATCGCGCCCACCAAGGTCTTGGCCGAGAACGGCAAGGTGAGCGGCCTGGAGTGCCTGAAAATGGAACTGGGCGAGCCCGACGCCTCGGGACGCCGGCGGCCCGTGCCGGTGAAGGGCTCGGAGTTCGTCATCGAGTGCGACGCCATCATCCCGGCGGTGGGCCAGATCTGCGTGGTGGATTGTGTCTTGCCCGACGCCAGGCACGTCACCGACTGGAAGACCCTGGTGGTGGACGAGGCGACCTTCCAGAGCAAGGACGCGAGCCTGTTCGGCGGCGGCGACTGCGTGACCGGGCCCAGCACCCTGATCGGGGCCCTGGCCGCGGGCAAGAAGGCCGCCCGCTTCATCTCCCAGCAGCTGGAATCAGGCTCCTGCGCCCTGAGCGAGCGCCACCTCTTGGAGAAGTTGGTGGAGGGCCTGGGAGTCTACGACCCCAGCGAGACCTTCGCCTTCCCCGGCCGAGGGGAGCGCCTGGAGCTCCCCACCATGGACCCCGGTGAGCGCGTGCAAAGCTTCGCCGAGGTGGAGGGCGGCACGAGCAAAGCCGAGGCCCGCAAGGAGGCCGAGCGCTGCCTGCGCTGCTACCGTCTGGCCGTGGCCGCCGTGGCCCCGGCCGCAACGAGGAGTTAG
- a CDS encoding DUF1992 domain-containing protein, translating to MAFDIFGKLAEERIKEAAERGDFSDLPGRGQPLELEDDSNVPEELRLAYKVLKNAGFTPPELESRKELMQVEDMLANAPDEKTRYQALKRLNYLTMKLGRTRPDSGIFSQDDYADRVADRLTRSKTSKPKTP from the coding sequence TTGGCATTTGACATCTTTGGTAAGCTGGCCGAGGAGCGCATCAAGGAGGCCGCCGAACGCGGCGATTTCTCCGACCTGCCCGGGCGGGGCCAACCCCTCGAGTTGGAGGACGACTCCAACGTGCCCGAGGAGCTGCGCCTGGCCTACAAGGTGCTCAAGAACGCCGGTTTCACCCCCCCCGAGCTGGAATCCCGCAAAGAGTTGATGCAGGTCGAGGACATGCTGGCCAACGCGCCGGACGAGAAGACCCGTTATCAGGCCCTGAAACGGCTGAACTATTTGACCATGAAGCTGGGCCGCACCCGGCCCGACTCGGGCATCTTCAGCCAGGACGACTACGCCGACCGCGTGGCCGACCGCCTGACCCGGTCCAAGACCTCCAAACCAAAGACGCCCTGA
- a CDS encoding branched-chain amino acid ABC transporter permease produces MDMKRDYYEDIRLLDSGPQVFWMIALLAALAVFPFLVGSYHIYTVNLMAINVIVALGLNLLVGYTGQISLGHAGFFAIGAYSTLALMQHLGLPFVIALPVAGLISAGFGFLLGLPALRLEGPYLAIATLGFGLTITQILGRLDFLGGHMGLQSPKLFIFGGLIDSDAGRYAVIMPVCVALAWGMRNLAKTRVGRAFVAIRDSDIAAECIGVNLTYYKTLAFAVSAFYTGIGGGLMAFVLGFISPHTFNIMVSIMFLAMVVVGGLGSILGSVMGALLITWLQQELARIGELPYLGPVLTELSQQVFTLSGLPNVQYVVFGLIMVLIIIFEPLGLYGFWIRTKIYWRTWPF; encoded by the coding sequence ATGGACATGAAGCGCGACTATTATGAGGACATCCGTCTGCTGGACAGCGGGCCGCAAGTATTTTGGATGATCGCGCTGCTGGCCGCCCTGGCCGTCTTCCCCTTCCTGGTCGGCTCCTACCACATCTACACCGTCAACCTCATGGCCATAAACGTCATCGTGGCCCTGGGGCTGAACCTGTTGGTGGGCTACACCGGCCAGATCTCCCTGGGCCACGCCGGCTTTTTCGCCATCGGCGCCTACAGCACCCTGGCCCTGATGCAGCACCTGGGCCTGCCCTTTGTGATCGCCCTGCCCGTGGCCGGCCTGATCAGCGCGGGCTTCGGGTTCCTCCTGGGACTGCCCGCGCTCCGGCTGGAGGGCCCCTATCTGGCCATCGCCACCCTGGGCTTCGGCCTGACCATCACCCAGATCCTGGGCCGCCTGGACTTCCTGGGCGGGCACATGGGCTTGCAGTCGCCCAAGCTGTTCATCTTCGGCGGTCTCATCGACTCGGACGCGGGGCGCTACGCGGTGATCATGCCGGTGTGCGTGGCCCTGGCCTGGGGCATGCGCAATCTGGCCAAGACCCGGGTGGGGCGGGCCTTCGTGGCCATCCGCGACTCCGACATCGCCGCCGAGTGCATCGGGGTGAACCTGACCTACTACAAGACCCTGGCCTTCGCGGTCAGCGCCTTTTACACCGGCATCGGCGGCGGGCTCATGGCCTTCGTGCTGGGCTTCATCAGCCCCCACACCTTCAACATCATGGTGAGCATCATGTTCCTGGCCATGGTGGTGGTGGGCGGCCTGGGCTCCATCCTGGGCTCGGTCATGGGCGCCTTGCTCATCACCTGGCTCCAGCAGGAGCTGGCCCGCATCGGCGAGCTGCCCTATCTGGGCCCGGTTCTCACCGAGCTTAGCCAGCAGGTGTTCACCCTGAGCGGGCTGCCCAACGTGCAATACGTGGTGTTCGGCCTGATCATGGTCCTGATCATCATTTTCGAGCCCCTGGGGCTCTACGGCTTCTGGATACGCACCAAGATCTACTGGCGGACCTGGCCCTTCTAG
- a CDS encoding molybdopterin-dependent oxidoreductase: protein MTNSFADFDKAKMFFIIGSNMTEAHPVAATFVKNAVNNGAKMILVDPRRTALAEFATMHLPLKVGSDIALLNGLMHVLIKEDLYDKEYVKSCTVGFEELKAAVENYPPERAEEISGIPAETIVEVARLMAANKPAMLMYTLGITEHTCGVNNVMSCANFQMLLGNVGFECGGVNPLRGQNNVQGACDMGALPNVYPGYQKVTDPDAKAKFEKAWGVELDDKLGMMMPAMFDGLGDGKVKGMYIFGENVANTEPDITHVEHCMEHAEFIVCNDIFHTETTRFADVVLPATAWSEDDGTFTNSERRVNRVRKAVEAPGDAKPNWWIFKEIAKRMGQEWESNSGQEIWDNEVSMLAPSMTGIKFSRIEGDGLQWPVPDLDHLGTPFLHKDGCFTCGLGNFKPAEWTPPAEVPDEEYPLVLSTGRRLYHYHTRTQTGRSGGLNELLGEETADISLADAKKLGIANGERVRLSSRRGSIELTAKVTPEVQEGMVWMAFHFREACANWLTNGVYDPVSQTAEYKACAVKLEKL, encoded by the coding sequence ATGACCAACAGCTTTGCCGACTTTGACAAGGCCAAGATGTTCTTCATCATCGGCTCCAACATGACCGAGGCCCACCCCGTGGCGGCCACGTTCGTGAAGAACGCGGTAAACAACGGGGCCAAGATGATCCTGGTGGACCCCCGGCGCACCGCGCTGGCGGAGTTTGCCACCATGCACCTGCCCCTCAAGGTGGGCAGCGACATCGCCCTGTTGAACGGGCTGATGCACGTGCTCATCAAAGAGGACCTCTACGACAAGGAATACGTGAAGAGCTGCACCGTGGGCTTCGAGGAGCTCAAGGCCGCGGTGGAGAACTACCCGCCCGAGCGGGCGGAGGAGATCAGCGGCATCCCGGCGGAGACCATCGTGGAGGTGGCCCGCCTGATGGCCGCCAACAAGCCGGCCATGCTCATGTACACCTTGGGCATCACCGAGCACACCTGCGGCGTGAACAACGTGATGTCCTGCGCCAACTTCCAGATGCTTCTGGGCAACGTGGGCTTCGAGTGCGGCGGCGTGAACCCGCTGCGCGGCCAGAACAACGTGCAGGGGGCCTGCGACATGGGCGCGCTGCCCAACGTGTACCCCGGCTACCAGAAGGTCACCGACCCCGACGCCAAGGCCAAGTTCGAGAAGGCCTGGGGCGTGGAATTGGACGACAAGCTGGGCATGATGATGCCGGCCATGTTCGACGGCCTGGGCGACGGCAAGGTCAAGGGCATGTACATCTTCGGCGAGAACGTGGCCAACACCGAACCGGACATCACCCATGTGGAGCACTGCATGGAGCACGCCGAGTTCATCGTGTGCAACGACATCTTCCATACCGAAACCACCCGCTTCGCGGACGTGGTCTTGCCGGCCACGGCCTGGAGCGAGGACGACGGCACCTTCACCAACAGCGAGCGCCGGGTGAACCGGGTGCGCAAGGCGGTGGAGGCTCCCGGGGATGCCAAGCCCAACTGGTGGATCTTCAAGGAGATCGCCAAGCGCATGGGCCAGGAGTGGGAGTCGAACAGCGGCCAGGAGATCTGGGACAACGAGGTATCCATGCTGGCCCCGTCCATGACCGGCATCAAGTTCAGCCGCATCGAGGGAGACGGCTTGCAGTGGCCGGTGCCCGACCTGGATCACCTGGGCACCCCGTTCCTGCACAAGGACGGCTGCTTCACCTGCGGGCTGGGCAACTTCAAGCCCGCCGAGTGGACCCCGCCGGCCGAGGTGCCGGACGAGGAGTACCCCCTGGTGCTCAGCACCGGGCGTAGGCTCTACCACTATCACACCCGCACCCAGACCGGGCGCAGCGGCGGGCTCAACGAGCTTTTGGGCGAGGAGACGGCCGACATCTCCCTGGCCGACGCCAAAAAGCTGGGCATCGCCAACGGCGAGCGGGTGCGGCTCTCCTCGCGGCGCGGCTCCATCGAGCTCACCGCCAAGGTGACCCCCGAGGTGCAGGAAGGCATGGTGTGGATGGCCTTCCACTTCCGCGAGGCCTGCGCCAACTGGCTGACCAACGGGGTCTACGACCCGGTCTCCCAGACCGCCGAGTACAAGGCCTGCGCCGTCAAGCTGGAGAAGCTCTAG
- a CDS encoding ABC transporter ATP-binding protein encodes MAILEIDNLSMVFGGITALDHVSLSLEQGSITAVIGPNGAGKTTLFNCITGLYKPTGGEVRFKGQRINGMKPYKIAALGLGRTFQNIELFNKMSTMDNLLLGRHLHMRGGVWSGSTFFRRGSKAAAEEIAHRQKVEEIIDFLDLQHARDRFVGGLPYGTQKVVELGRALATEPDVLLLDEPVAGMNMEEKQDLMIWLGDIKEELGITLLVIEHDMRLVMEVSDDVMVLNYGEPIAHGKPEEVQNHPEVLKAYLGEDSVAGAA; translated from the coding sequence ATGGCCATCCTGGAGATAGACAACCTGTCCATGGTCTTCGGCGGGATCACCGCCCTGGACCACGTTTCGCTCAGCCTGGAGCAGGGCTCCATCACCGCGGTGATCGGCCCCAACGGCGCGGGCAAGACGACGCTTTTCAACTGCATCACCGGGCTCTACAAGCCCACCGGCGGCGAGGTCCGCTTCAAGGGCCAGCGCATCAACGGCATGAAGCCCTACAAGATCGCCGCCCTGGGCCTGGGACGCACCTTCCAGAACATCGAGCTGTTCAACAAGATGTCCACCATGGACAACCTGCTCCTGGGCCGCCATTTGCACATGCGCGGCGGGGTCTGGAGCGGGAGCACCTTCTTCCGCCGGGGCAGCAAGGCCGCGGCCGAGGAGATAGCCCACCGCCAGAAGGTCGAGGAGATCATCGATTTTCTGGACCTGCAACACGCGCGGGACCGTTTCGTGGGCGGCCTGCCTTACGGCACCCAGAAGGTGGTGGAGCTGGGCCGGGCCCTGGCCACCGAGCCGGACGTGCTGCTTTTGGACGAGCCGGTGGCGGGCATGAACATGGAGGAAAAGCAGGATCTCATGATCTGGCTGGGCGACATCAAGGAGGAGCTGGGCATCACCCTATTGGTGATCGAGCACGACATGCGCCTGGTCATGGAGGTTTCCGACGACGTGATGGTGCTCAACTACGGCGAGCCCATCGCCCACGGCAAGCCCGAAGAGGTGCAGAATCATCCCGAGGTGCTCAAGGCCTACCTGGGCGAAGACTCGGTGGCGGGAGCGGCCTGA